A region of Haliotis asinina isolate JCU_RB_2024 chromosome 7, JCU_Hal_asi_v2, whole genome shotgun sequence DNA encodes the following proteins:
- the LOC137291588 gene encoding uncharacterized protein — protein sequence MRPEYISLGFIGAYILLLLLVWAILLFSKRRCERERSLTDLSFSILDIAAVYENQGDDVPVRKQKRSEGNSDTSSSESDGHSYEHLDTQNPVSNDSCGAACSEESIKTATEIAVTERPQPPKPPKKCSTLSGILLKKLGRGWRKSDNRFKSSYKGALARGSVSSNLTNDYVPVDDSRCDSTVSTFETSKMAHLSNTKKTDTFVPDEDENMDIVLTQLTPEEEDGIILRESSDGNSRQSAMSTLFRKSWLEMPPSTDTDFGSMYASAGSAVSMETEGMFIPEEDIAHPILEGAVPNIQEMSQNIIDMISDNFSSKNNKESFDDCDLPRSAGKSTVPLLLKTKTLPLSRNLFELHPTSNETTESHDAHFGRTSRTSQSSEYDELTSIDLESKKRQFSDTRGQMQPTGPSTLPRLPLKAKASHLSRTLSDACRLRQREPKVDDSSFPPIPRLSDSYESKEKLLGMKEKGAGNKEVSTVPKPPFPPIPKLTTSPGNLMGTDKPSDPPDVTEYPSLPSLRSSWRQNEMSTNETIPIQKRPLPPLPKQAFHGTPEISPQPIRSKLADQRFGDRDSTFSDNRGSSSSGRGSSSSCRGSTSSDDLQSFDADYQNSGQRPASSSTKTAGKSGPPPPPPRKDSKLTPQTKAIPKSGPAPVSFMAFSQVTKQLQEKLAMRLPGQPTPKKPEPASSEDDV from the exons ATGAGACCAG AATACATATCGCTGGGGTTTATAGGCGCATATATCCTGCTTCTTCTCCTTGTATGGGCCATCCTGTTATTTAGCAA gagacgctgcGAACGAGAACGAAGCCTGACCGACCTCTCCTTCAGTATACTGGACATTGCTGCAGTCTACGAGAACCAAGGTGATGATGTACCCGTAAGGAAGCAGAAGAGAAGCGAGGGCAACTCAGACACATCATCAAGTGAGAGTGACGGTCATTCGTATGAGCATTTAGATACACAAAACCCTGTATCTAACGATTCTTGTGGTGCAGCATGTTCTGAGGAATCTATTAAAACAGCAACAGAAATTGCAGTAACCGAGAGGCCTCAACCCCCTAAACCGCCAAAGAAATGTTCAACACTGAGCGGAATCCTTCTGAAGAAACTCGGTCGTGGATGGCGTAAAAGTGATAATCGTTTTAAATCCAGCTACAAAGGAGCACTGGCACGGGGAAGTGTCAGTTCTAATCTAACAAATGATTATGTTCCTGTAGACGACAGCAGATGCGATAGCACAGTATCTACATTCGAAACCAGCAAGATGGCGCACCTTTCCAACACTAAGAAAACGGACACATTCGTACCTGATGAAGACGAAAACATGGATATTGTGCTCACACAGCTCACCCCGGAAGAAGAAGATGGTATTATCCTTCGCGAATCATCAGATGGGAACTCTCGTCAATCTGCAATGTCTACTCTTTTCAGAAAATCTTGGCTCGAGATGCCTCCTTCAACAGACACGGACTTTGGGTCCATGTACGCATCTGCTGGTTcagctgtttccatggaaacagaaggGATGTTCATACCAGAAGAAGATATTGCCCATCCCATATTAGAAGGTGCTGTGCCAAATATCCAGGAAATGTCTCAAAACATCATTGATATGATCAGTGATAATTTTTCCTCAAAGAACAATAAGGAATCTTTTGATGACTGTGATCTGCCTCGGTCAGCAGGAAAATCTACTGTGCCACTCTTGCTTAAAACGAAAACCTTGCCTCTTTCAAGAAACTTGTTCGAGTTACACCCAACATCAAACGAAACTACCGAATCACACGATGCGCACTTTGGGCGTACTTCTAGAACGTCACAGTCTTCAGAATATGATGAACTGACGAGCATTGACCTGGAGTCCAAGAAAAGGCAGTTTTCCGATACTCGTGGACAAATGCAGCCAACGGGACCATCTACACTTCCACGATTGCCGTTAAAAGCCAAAGCCAGTCATCTTTCGCGAACGCTCTCGGATGCTTGTCGTTTACGTCAAAGAGAACCTAAGGTTGATGACTCATCTTTTCCACCAATCCCGAGATTGTCGGATTCATATGAAAGTAAGGAGAAACTGCTTGGAATGAAGGAAAAGGGTGCTGGGAATAAAGAAGTGTCAACAGTTCCCAAACCACCTTTTCCTCCAATACCAAAATTAACCACGAGTCCTGGAAACTTAATGGGAACGGATAAACCATCAGACCCACCTGATGTGACAGAATACCCGTCCCTCCCTTCATTGCGCAGTTCTTGGCGTCAAAATGAAATGTCTACAAATGAAACCATTCCAATACAGAAACGTCCTCTACCACCACTGCCAAAACAAGCCTTTCATGGAACACCCGAGATATCACCACAGCCTATCAGGTCGAAGCTTGCTGATCAGAGATTTGGTGACAGAGATAGTACATTTTCAGACAATCGGGGCTCTTCATCTAGCGGCCGAGGCTCTTCGTCTAGCTGCAGGGGCTCCACATCCAGCGACGATCTACAGAGCTTTGATGCGGATTATCAAAATTCTGGTCAACGACCAGCTTCCTCATCAACGAAAACAGCAGGCAAAAGTGGTCCACCACCTCCACCTCCAAGAAAAGATTCCAAACTCACCCCACAAACCAAAGCAATACCCAAATCTGGCCCTGCCCCAGTCAGTTTCATGGCATTTTCACAGGTAACGAAGCAACTCCAGGAAAAACTTGCAATGAGATTACCTGGGCAACCAACGCCAAAGAAACCAGAACCTGCATCTTCAGAAGATGATGTTTAG